A single Thermosynechococcus vestitus BP-1 DNA region contains:
- a CDS encoding zinc ribbon domain-containing protein, with the protein MPMSYVVRKWAAGRVWQMLSYKAQKLAMKTTLQNEAYTSQECPVCLHRQKVKGKNYHCTNCGFKYHRDGVGSINIRRKYLNLGSVVGVMAPPFGVPFKPHIQRSPVPGVSVGQ; encoded by the coding sequence ATGCCCATGTCATACGTTGTCCGAAAATGGGCGGCTGGACGGGTGTGGCAAATGTTGAGCTACAAAGCTCAGAAGTTGGCAATGAAAACGACCCTGCAAAATGAAGCATACACCTCGCAAGAATGCCCGGTTTGCCTACACCGTCAGAAGGTGAAGGGTAAAAACTACCATTGCACCAATTGTGGGTTCAAATACCACAGGGACGGGGTAGGCAGCATCAACATCCGCAGAAAGTATCTGAACTTGGGTTCAGTCGTTGGGGTTATGGCTCCCCCCTTTGGAGTGCCTTTTAAGCCACATATCCAGCGTAGTCCTGTCCCGGGCGTTAGCGTCGGGCAGTGA
- the guaA gene encoding glutamine-hydrolyzing GMP synthase, which yields MTHSTLHQPDTATGQGLQRQLIVILDFGSQYSELIARRIRETQVYSEVISYRTTAEQLAQLAPKGIILSGGPNSVYDENAPQCDPEIWNLGIPILGVCYGMQLMVQQLGGTVERAIAGEYGKAALFIDDPTDLLTNVEQETIMWMSHGDSVTELPPGFRVLAHTDNTPIAAIAHPERKLYGVQFHPEVVHSVGGIALIRNFVYHICDCEPTWTTAAFVEEAIREVRAKVGDKRVLLALSGGVDSSTLAFLLHRAIGDQLTCMFIDQGFMRKGEPERLLKLFQEQFHIKVEYVNARDRFLAQLVGVTDPEEKRKRIGHEFIRVFEEESQRLGPFDYLAQGTLYPDVIESANTNIDPQTGERVAVKIKSHHNVGGLPENLRFKLVEPLRKLFKDEVRQVGRSLGLPEEIVQRHPFPGPGLAIRILGEVTPERLEILRDADLIVRQEINRAQMYHELWQAFAVLLPIRTVGVMGDQRTYAYPVVLRFVTSEDGMTADWARVPYDLLERISNRIVNEVPGVNRVVYDITSKPPGTIEWE from the coding sequence TTGACTCACTCCACCCTCCACCAACCGGATACAGCCACTGGCCAAGGCCTGCAACGCCAACTCATTGTCATTCTCGATTTTGGGTCGCAATACTCGGAACTGATTGCCCGCCGTATTCGTGAGACCCAAGTCTATTCCGAGGTCATTTCCTATCGCACCACTGCTGAGCAACTCGCCCAATTGGCACCCAAGGGCATTATTCTCTCCGGTGGCCCCAACTCTGTCTATGACGAAAATGCCCCCCAATGCGATCCAGAGATTTGGAACCTGGGGATTCCCATTCTTGGGGTGTGCTACGGCATGCAACTGATGGTGCAACAGTTGGGGGGAACGGTAGAGCGAGCGATCGCCGGCGAGTATGGCAAGGCGGCGCTTTTTATTGATGACCCCACAGATCTGCTCACCAATGTCGAGCAGGAAACAATTATGTGGATGAGTCATGGCGATAGTGTCACCGAGTTGCCCCCCGGTTTTCGTGTCTTGGCGCATACCGACAATACGCCAATAGCAGCGATCGCCCATCCCGAGCGGAAACTCTATGGAGTTCAGTTTCACCCAGAGGTGGTGCATTCTGTGGGGGGCATTGCCCTGATCCGCAACTTTGTCTATCACATTTGCGATTGCGAACCCACTTGGACAACTGCTGCCTTTGTTGAAGAGGCCATCCGGGAAGTGCGAGCCAAAGTGGGGGACAAACGGGTCCTCCTTGCCCTGTCGGGGGGGGTAGATTCATCGACGCTGGCCTTTTTGCTCCACCGTGCCATTGGCGATCAGCTCACCTGTATGTTTATTGACCAAGGGTTTATGCGCAAAGGGGAGCCCGAGCGACTCCTCAAGCTCTTTCAGGAGCAGTTTCACATCAAGGTGGAGTACGTCAATGCCCGCGATCGCTTCCTTGCCCAACTGGTGGGGGTCACCGATCCTGAAGAAAAGCGCAAACGCATTGGCCATGAATTTATCCGCGTTTTCGAAGAAGAATCACAGCGGCTAGGTCCCTTCGACTACTTAGCGCAGGGAACCCTTTATCCCGATGTCATTGAATCTGCGAATACCAACATTGACCCCCAAACGGGTGAGCGCGTAGCGGTGAAAATTAAGAGCCACCACAATGTTGGCGGCCTGCCGGAGAACTTGCGTTTTAAGCTGGTGGAACCCCTACGCAAGCTCTTTAAGGATGAAGTGCGCCAAGTGGGGCGATCCCTGGGGCTACCCGAAGAAATTGTGCAGCGGCATCCCTTTCCCGGTCCCGGTTTAGCAATTCGGATTCTGGGGGAAGTGACCCCGGAACGTCTAGAGATTCTACGGGATGCGGATCTGATTGTGCGGCAGGAAATTAACCGCGCCCAGATGTATCACGAGCTTTGGCAAGCCTTTGCGGTACTACTGCCGATTCGCACCGTGGGGGTCATGGGGGATCAGCGCACCTACGCTTATCCAGTGGTGCTGCGATTTGTCACCAGCGAAGATGGCATGACCGCGGACTGGGCACGGGTTCCCTACGACCTTCTGGAGCGAATTTCCAACCGCATTGTCAACGAAGTGCCGGGGGTGAATCGGGTGGTCTATGACATTACCTCCAAGCCGCCGGGAACCATTGAGTGGGAGTAA
- a CDS encoding Mrp/NBP35 family ATP-binding protein has translation MSAPLTVESVLAVLRPVEDPELRRSLVELNMIRDVAIEDGTVRFTLVLTTPACPLREFIVEDCKKAVFTLPGVMDVQVAVTAETPQQKSLPDRTDVPGVKNIIAVSSGKGGVGKSTVAVNLALALAQAGATVGMIDADIYGPNVPTMLGLEEAIVEVRKEAGGDLLVPPVAHGLKVVSMAFLIDRDQPVIWRGPMLNGIIRQFLYQSDWGALDYLIVDLPPGTGDAQLTLAQAVPMAGVVIVTTPQPVALGDARRGLRMFQQLGVTVLGLVENMSYFIPPDLPNRRYDIFGSGGGEALAAEMGVPLLGQIPLELPVREGGDLGQPILIADPQSAAAQALRAIAQQVAARVSVAALSSVG, from the coding sequence ATGAGTGCCCCCCTAACCGTTGAATCTGTTTTAGCAGTACTGCGCCCCGTTGAAGATCCGGAACTGCGGCGATCGCTGGTGGAGTTGAACATGATCCGCGATGTTGCCATTGAGGATGGCACGGTTCGTTTTACCCTGGTGCTGACAACCCCCGCCTGCCCCCTCCGGGAGTTCATTGTCGAAGATTGCAAAAAGGCCGTCTTTACCCTGCCGGGGGTAATGGATGTGCAAGTGGCAGTAACCGCTGAAACGCCCCAGCAAAAAAGCTTGCCCGACCGTACCGATGTACCGGGGGTCAAAAACATTATTGCCGTCTCCAGTGGTAAAGGGGGGGTTGGCAAAAGCACCGTTGCTGTGAATCTAGCTCTGGCCCTTGCCCAAGCGGGGGCTACCGTCGGCATGATTGATGCGGATATCTATGGCCCCAATGTCCCCACAATGCTGGGGCTAGAGGAGGCCATTGTCGAAGTGCGCAAGGAAGCAGGAGGCGATCTTCTGGTACCCCCAGTGGCCCACGGCTTGAAAGTGGTCTCCATGGCCTTCCTGATTGATCGCGATCAGCCAGTCATTTGGCGCGGTCCCATGCTCAATGGCATTATTCGCCAATTTCTCTACCAAAGTGATTGGGGTGCATTGGACTATCTGATTGTGGATTTACCCCCCGGCACTGGGGATGCCCAACTCACCCTGGCTCAAGCGGTGCCCATGGCAGGTGTGGTGATCGTCACCACGCCCCAACCCGTTGCCCTTGGGGATGCGCGGCGGGGATTGCGGATGTTTCAGCAGTTGGGGGTAACGGTCCTGGGGTTAGTGGAAAATATGAGCTACTTTATTCCCCCTGATCTGCCCAATCGTCGCTATGACATTTTTGGCAGTGGCGGTGGCGAAGCCTTGGCAGCGGAAATGGGTGTGCCGCTTTTGGGACAGATACCCTTGGAATTGCCCGTGCGGGAAGGGGGGGATTTGGGTCAACCGATTCTAATTGCGGATCCGCAGTCTGCTGCTGCTCAAGCGCTGCGGGCGATCGCCCAACAGGTGGCAGCACGAGTCTCTGTGGCTGCCCTGAGCTCTGTGGGATGA
- the lspA gene encoding signal peptidase II, whose amino-acid sequence MSSRHFKIKNSLFWWVAGLALASDRLTKAWIVATYALTVPPQTTPIIPGVFHITYVTNTGAAFSLFANGSIWLRWLSLIVSLGLITWAILGPRLDRWQQVGYGCLLGGALGNGIDRFLTGEVVDFLDFRWIQFPVFNVADIAINIGIVCLLWSAWHPR is encoded by the coding sequence ATGAGCAGTAGACACTTCAAGATCAAAAACTCCCTCTTTTGGTGGGTTGCTGGCCTCGCCTTAGCTAGCGATCGCCTGACCAAAGCATGGATTGTGGCCACCTATGCCCTCACAGTGCCGCCGCAAACAACGCCGATTATTCCCGGTGTCTTTCACATTACCTACGTTACGAATACTGGGGCAGCCTTTAGCCTCTTTGCCAATGGCAGCATCTGGTTGCGCTGGCTGTCTCTCATTGTCAGCTTGGGGCTGATCACTTGGGCAATTCTAGGTCCGCGGTTAGATCGCTGGCAGCAGGTGGGCTATGGTTGTTTACTGGGTGGCGCCTTGGGCAATGGCATTGATCGCTTTCTCACGGGTGAGGTGGTTGACTTCTTGGATTTTCGCTGGATTCAATTTCCCGTCTTTAATGTGGCAGATATTGCCATTAACATCGGCATTGTATGTCTTTTGTGGTCCGCGTGGCACCCACGCTAG
- a CDS encoding metallophosphoesterase family protein — MDSRLILIGDVHGHYEGLCRLLDLVSPTGSDRLYFLGDLVDRGPKSAAVVELVRQRGYGAVRGNHEDMMLLTFEGKQINPPRLLVWSQSGGDKTLASYTSTELLWEHLDWLQTVPLYQDLGNVFIAHAGLNPALPLEQQTHQECCWIRESFLAHPSPYFTDKTIVIGHTITFTFPSVQAGQIVRGAGWLDIETGAYHQRSGYLTALDWTNQWVYQVNVLYGGTRQGELDRFLIDLAELSWSRG, encoded by the coding sequence GTGGACAGTCGCCTGATCCTGATCGGGGATGTGCATGGTCACTACGAGGGTCTGTGCCGTTTGCTGGATCTCGTTTCACCCACAGGGAGCGATCGCCTCTACTTCCTTGGTGACCTGGTGGATCGAGGCCCCAAGAGTGCCGCCGTAGTTGAATTGGTGCGACAGCGTGGCTATGGTGCCGTACGGGGTAACCATGAGGATATGATGCTTCTCACCTTTGAGGGCAAACAAATCAATCCGCCACGACTTTTAGTTTGGTCCCAAAGTGGTGGGGATAAGACTCTTGCCAGCTATACGTCCACAGAGTTGCTTTGGGAACACTTGGATTGGCTGCAGACAGTGCCCCTCTATCAAGATTTAGGGAATGTGTTTATTGCCCATGCGGGGCTGAATCCGGCACTGCCCCTAGAACAGCAAACTCATCAAGAGTGTTGCTGGATTCGCGAGTCCTTTTTAGCTCACCCTAGCCCCTACTTTACGGATAAAACCATTGTGATCGGACACACCATTACCTTTACGTTTCCCAGTGTTCAAGCAGGACAAATTGTGCGGGGTGCCGGTTGGCTAGACATTGAAACCGGTGCTTACCATCAGCGCAGTGGCTACCTGACCGCCCTCGACTGGACCAATCAATGGGTCTATCAAGTGAATGTGCTCTACGGCGGTACTCGCCAGGGGGAACTGGACAGATTTCTCATCGATTTGGCAGAGTTGTCTTGGAGCAGGGGCTAG
- a CDS encoding DUF3370 domain-containing protein, with protein sequence MLAPILVAQAALATPPQHSSTVIQEYSPRSNVVVQANAVPLKVLPPEVPSLPSGTAYVTPPHFAYFPQDIRPLPGQLDDVPVFNSNSPEMVRSEGILLSTFPPQGKWQPAAHLNYPLEGRFDVFAHHITQSNRAVSTPTLYLGLLAYNPTDRYVTVRFHQAASFLSTPDAPFRDLPAMVDNPTGFVFSGPGSRVTNQVLRGVRQTFFPSQVTIPPYEARMLANLPLPLPTQFPNAVLNRARAEFILNADSSFGPKLPLIPDTSPFGDVSSSNGRSTLMYLESSGPIYLAQMSMFARMNEQGTERAPTLEEWWAMLHRGQLVTPRDIPPTPPNSSQFGRFFYGRVAGVSRGSRWQATLTDSQTHGQALTIPAPGRAISYGISTLHRGTLGTGQIQSAPMLVRYPDTAYYAHGNYGVHYSLTLPLVNNSHQLQSVVLTLQTPIKQDHRSVVLKFLEPPAPEVFFRGTVRLRFTDDLGQMQERYVHLVQRRGQRGEPLVTLNMRPGEKRNVTVDLLYPPDATPPQVLTVATLLGPSYENTTQVPAAANSLSLTPTP encoded by the coding sequence ATGCTGGCTCCCATTCTTGTGGCACAAGCCGCTCTAGCAACTCCACCCCAACATTCATCCACGGTCATACAGGAGTATTCGCCTCGCTCAAATGTTGTTGTTCAAGCCAATGCCGTACCCCTCAAGGTCCTACCCCCTGAAGTCCCTTCCCTACCGTCTGGAACGGCCTACGTCACCCCCCCCCACTTTGCCTACTTTCCCCAAGACATTCGTCCACTCCCCGGCCAATTAGACGATGTGCCCGTCTTTAACAGCAACAGTCCCGAGATGGTGCGCTCGGAGGGGATTCTCCTCTCGACGTTTCCACCCCAAGGGAAATGGCAACCAGCAGCTCACCTGAACTATCCCCTAGAGGGGCGCTTTGATGTTTTTGCCCACCACATTACCCAATCCAATCGGGCTGTGAGTACGCCAACCCTCTATCTAGGGCTACTGGCCTACAACCCAACGGATCGCTATGTCACGGTGAGATTTCATCAAGCCGCTAGTTTTTTAAGTACCCCAGATGCCCCTTTCCGCGATTTGCCCGCCATGGTTGATAACCCCACGGGCTTTGTTTTTTCAGGGCCTGGGAGTCGAGTCACCAACCAAGTGCTGCGGGGAGTACGCCAGACCTTCTTTCCCTCACAGGTCACGATTCCCCCTTACGAGGCGCGGATGCTGGCTAATCTGCCGCTGCCGTTGCCCACTCAATTTCCCAATGCGGTACTCAATCGTGCTCGTGCAGAGTTTATCCTCAATGCCGATAGCTCATTTGGCCCCAAGTTGCCCTTAATCCCCGATACGAGTCCGTTTGGTGATGTCTCCTCCTCCAATGGCCGCTCAACCCTGATGTACTTAGAAAGCAGTGGCCCGATTTATCTGGCACAAATGTCAATGTTTGCTCGCATGAACGAGCAGGGTACTGAACGGGCACCCACCCTAGAGGAATGGTGGGCAATGCTCCATCGGGGTCAACTGGTTACCCCCCGCGACATTCCACCCACTCCCCCCAACAGTAGTCAGTTTGGTCGCTTCTTCTATGGCCGCGTGGCCGGTGTCAGCCGAGGCTCTCGCTGGCAAGCCACCCTCACCGATAGCCAAACCCATGGACAAGCTTTAACCATTCCTGCACCGGGGCGAGCCATCTCCTATGGGATTAGTACGCTCCACCGCGGCACCCTTGGCACCGGTCAAATTCAAAGTGCACCCATGTTGGTACGCTATCCAGACACTGCCTACTATGCCCACGGCAATTACGGCGTTCACTATAGTTTGACCTTGCCCTTGGTCAACAATAGCCATCAGTTGCAGTCCGTAGTCCTAACGCTGCAAACGCCTATCAAGCAAGATCACCGCAGTGTTGTCCTCAAATTTTTGGAACCGCCAGCCCCCGAAGTCTTTTTCCGAGGAACGGTGCGCCTCCGCTTCACAGATGATTTAGGACAGATGCAAGAGCGCTATGTTCATTTAGTACAGCGGCGGGGTCAGCGGGGAGAACCGTTAGTAACGTTAAATATGCGTCCAGGTGAAAAAAGGAATGTTACTGTAGATCTACTCTATCCGCCCGATGCAACCCCACCCCAAGTGCTGACAGTGGCGACCTTACTTGGCCCTAGCTATGAGAACACCACTCAAGTGCCCGCCGCTGCTAATTCTCTCTCCCTCACACCTACACCCTAG
- a CDS encoding response regulator transcription factor, producing MKPRILIIDDDPAIADVLAINLQMAGYEVTKSLDGMQGQALAVQLSPDLILLDLMLPQVDGFTICQRLRRDPRTQDIPILMLTALSQTHNKVEGFNAGADDYLTKPFELEEMLARVRALLRRADRIPATAGHREILSYGPLTLVPERFEVSWFGKIIKLTRLEFELLHCLLQRHGQTVSPSEILKEVWGYDPDDDIETIRVHVRHLRTKLEPDPRNPRYIKTVYGAGYCLELPSHIEPPNAS from the coding sequence ATGAAGCCCCGCATCTTAATCATTGATGATGACCCTGCGATCGCTGACGTTTTGGCAATTAACCTGCAAATGGCGGGCTACGAGGTCACAAAGTCCTTAGATGGGATGCAAGGGCAAGCCCTCGCTGTGCAACTGTCTCCCGACCTGATTCTCCTTGACCTGATGTTGCCCCAAGTCGATGGCTTCACCATTTGCCAACGCCTGCGACGCGATCCGCGTACCCAAGATATTCCGATTTTGATGCTGACGGCCCTCAGCCAAACCCATAACAAGGTGGAGGGGTTTAATGCCGGTGCCGATGACTATCTCACCAAACCCTTTGAATTGGAGGAAATGCTGGCACGGGTACGCGCCCTCTTGCGACGGGCCGATCGCATTCCTGCCACGGCAGGCCACCGAGAAATTCTCAGCTATGGTCCATTGACACTGGTGCCCGAACGATTTGAGGTCTCTTGGTTTGGCAAAATCATTAAGCTGACGCGCCTTGAGTTTGAACTCCTCCACTGTCTGCTGCAACGCCACGGCCAAACCGTTTCTCCCAGTGAAATCCTTAAGGAAGTCTGGGGCTATGACCCCGATGATGACATTGAAACCATCCGCGTCCATGTGCGTCACCTGCGCACCAAACTGGAACCCGATCCCCGCAATCCTCGCTATATTAAAACGGTTTATGGCGCTGGGTATTGTTTAGAGTTGCCAAGTCATATTGAACCCCCCAATGCATCCTAG
- a CDS encoding NYN domain-containing protein, with product MKPELWFVAPISAIALGGIATLIQPQQPLAALLGSGIGALAAAPLIEKNQRRSDRLLQEIHTFLASSPETTELKTLLLQELEQQRRQLTDLEQHLHETLRPIRNELAQPLETLKDNLRDTSPLSAQQLEPLIEAIHAQSAALQTIQTLLQRPQPPANTLKTAVLYDIENLVFNQGQRLDPAKVNELVSLDKILESIKSTIDLGEIAIKRAYGNWQNKTLQALNDQLKRSQIQPVSVYGHNRDQRNAADIQLALDAIDLIHHYPDINTFVLISGDGGFGSIALRLRDYGKTVIGCAYWNAASLSFQKVCHQFIFLENPFIDSPPTTNGRNGTPFLGQSNPAKTTSQASPLLASPLPIEPLNYDQIPVSAIGQRETEKLLELLSYYTSDPAKSQELVDGIIFDTVFLDIKSVLPQLDPLRFGFLKPSGWVAYLADQHQLPICVAVNSQLGKAVLCWRNKLPEHCTVHTHEPQSIHTVSIYRAIFAHDVAGDPLLTNVGHWLIAHRPRNMASRKMTNAIFEQMSTEGQSMSETGIKRAIANYVKAGILTRTLSASGDTLTLNPAVKDFSSLVIEFQTRFRQAVEERLSRIGETINEQVFAQAVPLQPLQLPTKSSEKAPDPPS from the coding sequence ATGAAGCCAGAGCTTTGGTTCGTTGCTCCCATTAGCGCGATCGCCCTCGGTGGTATTGCCACCCTGATTCAACCCCAACAACCCTTAGCAGCCCTTTTAGGGAGTGGCATTGGTGCCCTTGCAGCGGCTCCCCTCATTGAAAAGAACCAACGCCGGAGCGATCGCCTGCTTCAAGAGATTCACACCTTCCTCGCATCTTCCCCAGAGACGACAGAACTCAAGACACTTCTCCTGCAAGAACTCGAGCAACAACGCCGACAGCTCACTGACCTTGAACAGCACCTACACGAAACCCTGCGTCCGATTCGCAACGAGCTAGCCCAGCCACTAGAAACCCTCAAGGACAATTTAAGAGACACTTCGCCCCTGAGTGCCCAGCAACTAGAGCCATTGATTGAAGCCATTCACGCCCAGAGTGCGGCTTTGCAAACCATTCAGACCCTACTCCAAAGACCCCAACCCCCCGCAAATACCCTAAAAACCGCAGTTCTCTACGACATTGAGAACTTAGTCTTTAACCAAGGGCAGCGATTAGACCCCGCCAAAGTCAATGAGCTGGTGTCCCTAGACAAAATTCTGGAGTCAATTAAAAGCACCATTGATCTGGGGGAAATTGCCATCAAGCGCGCCTATGGCAACTGGCAAAACAAAACGCTTCAAGCCCTTAACGATCAACTCAAGCGCTCACAGATTCAACCGGTTTCTGTCTATGGCCACAATCGGGATCAACGCAATGCTGCTGACATTCAGCTTGCCCTCGATGCCATTGACCTGATTCACCACTATCCTGACATCAACACCTTCGTTCTGATCTCTGGTGATGGTGGATTTGGCTCCATTGCCCTGCGCCTGCGCGACTACGGTAAAACTGTGATTGGCTGTGCCTATTGGAATGCGGCTAGTCTTAGCTTTCAGAAGGTTTGTCACCAATTTATTTTCCTTGAGAATCCCTTCATTGATTCCCCCCCCACAACCAATGGGAGAAACGGCACCCCTTTTCTTGGTCAATCCAATCCAGCTAAGACGACGAGTCAGGCTTCACCTTTATTGGCTTCTCCCTTACCCATTGAGCCGTTGAACTATGATCAAATTCCTGTGAGTGCTATCGGCCAACGGGAAACCGAAAAACTCCTGGAACTGTTGTCTTACTATACTAGCGATCCAGCAAAATCCCAGGAACTCGTCGACGGCATTATTTTTGATACTGTCTTTTTGGATATCAAATCGGTACTTCCCCAACTGGACCCATTGCGGTTTGGTTTCCTCAAGCCCTCCGGCTGGGTGGCTTATCTAGCTGATCAGCATCAGTTACCGATTTGTGTTGCAGTGAATAGTCAATTGGGCAAAGCGGTTCTCTGTTGGCGAAATAAACTCCCCGAGCACTGCACAGTTCATACCCATGAGCCCCAGAGTATCCACACCGTCTCGATTTATCGCGCCATTTTTGCCCATGACGTGGCAGGAGATCCCCTCTTAACTAACGTGGGACACTGGTTAATCGCTCATCGCCCCCGCAATATGGCCTCGAGAAAAATGACTAACGCCATTTTTGAGCAGATGTCCACGGAGGGGCAGTCAATGAGTGAGACGGGAATTAAGCGGGCGATCGCCAACTATGTCAAAGCCGGTATTCTCACGCGCACATTATCTGCCAGTGGTGACACCCTTACCCTCAACCCCGCCGTCAAGGACTTTTCTAGTTTGGTTATCGAGTTCCAAACTCGTTTTCGCCAAGCTGTGGAAGAGCGCCTCAGCAGGATTGGCGAGACGATCAATGAGCAGGTCTTTGCTCAAGCGGTTCCCCTGCAGCCGCTGCAACTGCCGACAAAAAGTTCAGAGAAGGCACCAGACCCTCCGTCCTAG
- the rlmN gene encoding 23S rRNA (adenine(2503)-C(2))-methyltransferase RlmN, with amino-acid sequence MVLLGRSAAELKAWVEAQGQPGYRGQQLHQWLYRKGARSLQEITVFPKQWRAALADVEIGRSEIRYRHDAQDGTVKLLLALADGETIETVGIPSSDRLTVCVSSQVGCPMACDFCATGKGGYRRNLACHEILDQVLTIQSEMGRRVSHVVFMGMGEPLLNLPAVLQAITCLNRDIGIGQRHITISTVGIPQQIQRLAQHQLQTTLAVSLHAPNQALREQLIPSAKHYPLSQLIADCRAYVQQTGRRITFEYTVLAGVNDRPQHAEELAQLLRGFQSHVNLIPYNPIAEAAYQRPTDQHLRQFLSQLQALGVTASIRRSRGLDRQAACGQLRQAQLIA; translated from the coding sequence ATGGTACTGCTGGGACGGTCCGCAGCAGAACTGAAAGCATGGGTAGAAGCCCAAGGGCAGCCCGGCTATCGGGGACAACAACTTCATCAGTGGCTCTATCGAAAGGGGGCGCGATCGCTCCAAGAGATCACCGTTTTTCCGAAACAGTGGCGCGCTGCCCTTGCCGATGTAGAGATTGGCCGCTCAGAGATTCGCTACCGCCATGATGCCCAGGATGGCACGGTGAAGCTGCTGTTGGCTTTAGCCGATGGTGAAACCATTGAAACGGTAGGCATTCCCAGTAGCGATCGCCTGACGGTCTGCGTATCTTCCCAAGTCGGCTGCCCAATGGCCTGTGATTTTTGTGCCACCGGTAAAGGGGGGTACCGCCGCAATCTGGCCTGCCACGAAATCCTGGATCAGGTGCTCACGATCCAAAGTGAAATGGGGCGCCGCGTCAGCCATGTGGTCTTTATGGGCATGGGCGAACCCCTGCTCAATTTACCTGCTGTTCTCCAGGCGATCACCTGTCTCAATCGCGATATTGGCATTGGTCAGCGGCACATCACCATTTCCACTGTGGGCATTCCCCAACAAATTCAGCGACTGGCACAGCACCAATTGCAAACCACCCTTGCAGTCAGCCTCCATGCCCCCAACCAAGCCCTACGAGAGCAACTCATTCCCAGTGCCAAGCACTATCCCCTCAGCCAGTTAATTGCCGACTGTCGTGCCTATGTCCAACAAACCGGTCGCCGCATTACGTTTGAATATACCGTTCTGGCGGGGGTCAACGATCGCCCCCAGCACGCCGAGGAGCTGGCGCAGCTATTGCGGGGCTTCCAAAGCCATGTCAACCTGATTCCCTACAATCCCATTGCTGAGGCAGCCTATCAACGTCCCACGGATCAGCACCTGCGGCAATTTCTCAGCCAACTGCAGGCTCTAGGGGTTACTGCCAGCATTCGGCGATCGCGGGGTCTGGATCGGCAAGCCGCCTGTGGCCAATTGCGCCAAGCCCAACTCATTGCCTGA
- a CDS encoding sensor histidine kinase: MNTQSCCPVEIEITEAPPLSSHQETLLDMHSVLNTLNILLGELQFLELELNDWQVLQPSLNSLEQLVNALGDRSTILAYLQQIDHLRAAITGNIETALAQHPEKATTPEVQEAVANIQSVFDVVEVRVQQLLAREKAPAAWVEVPIQQLQAQFEQVFQAIEKNSKGRYRILHNIAAQEASDYFLTFDIQTPNGRTVLMPPVFEDVMRDLIANARKYTPQGGKIIAGLVQTADRLKFVVEDTGCGIPVEEIPKVVGFGYRGSNVQHRRTMGGGFGLTKAFFVTQRFQGRMWIRSAAGAGTRITLDLPMPSAVVPGTSEQGDSQG, translated from the coding sequence GTGAATACGCAATCCTGTTGCCCTGTGGAGATAGAAATTACCGAGGCTCCCCCCCTTTCCAGCCACCAGGAAACCTTGTTGGATATGCACAGTGTCTTGAATACCCTCAATATCTTGCTGGGGGAACTGCAATTTTTAGAGCTGGAGCTCAATGATTGGCAGGTATTGCAACCCAGTCTGAACAGCTTAGAGCAACTTGTGAATGCCTTGGGCGATCGCTCGACGATTTTGGCGTATCTTCAGCAAATCGATCATCTACGCGCAGCCATCACGGGGAATATCGAAACAGCCCTGGCGCAGCATCCCGAAAAGGCAACCACTCCAGAGGTGCAAGAGGCAGTGGCCAATATCCAATCCGTCTTTGATGTGGTGGAGGTACGAGTCCAACAACTCCTTGCCCGGGAAAAGGCGCCAGCAGCTTGGGTTGAGGTGCCCATTCAGCAATTGCAGGCTCAGTTTGAGCAAGTCTTCCAAGCCATTGAGAAAAACAGTAAGGGGCGTTACCGCATTCTTCACAACATTGCCGCTCAGGAAGCCTCGGATTATTTTCTGACCTTTGATATTCAAACCCCCAATGGTCGCACGGTCCTGATGCCCCCCGTTTTTGAGGATGTGATGCGGGATTTGATTGCCAATGCCCGTAAATATACTCCCCAAGGGGGTAAAATTATTGCCGGCCTGGTGCAAACGGCTGATCGTCTCAAGTTTGTGGTGGAGGATACGGGCTGTGGGATTCCCGTTGAGGAAATTCCGAAGGTGGTTGGCTTTGGCTACCGCGGCTCCAATGTTCAGCATCGCCGCACGATGGGGGGTGGCTTTGGTCTGACGAAGGCCTTCTTTGTCACTCAGCGCTTTCAAGGCCGCATGTGGATTCGTTCAGCAGCAGGGGCGGGTACTCGCATTACCCTTGATTTGCCGATGCCCTCAGCAGTTGTTCCAGGTACATCTGAGCAGGGGGATAGTCAGGGTTAA